A genomic window from Candidatus Eremiobacterota bacterium includes:
- a CDS encoding ABC transporter ATP-binding protein, translating into MLEARGLRASYGEIEALHGVDLIVERGAIVALLGANGAGKTSTLRALTGAIKTSGEVRFAGRSLSGSPEDAARLGIAHVPEGRGTLSSITVWENLVLGAYVERDRKAVRARQDRVCTYFPWIAERKNQPAGTLSGGEQQMLAIARALMLGPQLLLLDEPSLGLGPKIVQDIFALLRTINEQDGITILVAEQNATVALAASHHAYVLETGRVALAGACKDLVKNDRVRQSYLGY; encoded by the coding sequence CTGCTCGAAGCGCGCGGACTGCGCGCGAGCTACGGCGAGATCGAGGCGCTGCACGGCGTCGATCTCATCGTCGAGCGCGGCGCGATCGTCGCGCTGCTCGGCGCGAACGGCGCGGGCAAGACGAGCACGCTGCGCGCGCTGACCGGCGCAATCAAAACGAGCGGCGAAGTGCGCTTCGCCGGCCGCTCCTTGAGCGGCTCGCCGGAAGACGCGGCGCGGCTGGGGATCGCCCACGTCCCGGAAGGACGCGGGACGCTCAGCAGCATCACGGTGTGGGAGAACCTCGTCCTCGGCGCGTACGTCGAGCGCGACCGCAAGGCCGTGCGCGCGCGCCAAGACCGCGTCTGCACGTACTTTCCGTGGATCGCCGAGCGCAAGAACCAGCCGGCCGGCACGCTGAGCGGCGGCGAGCAGCAGATGCTCGCGATCGCGCGCGCGCTGATGCTCGGCCCGCAGCTGCTGCTCCTCGACGAGCCGTCGCTCGGCCTCGGCCCGAAGATCGTGCAAGATATCTTCGCCCTGCTGCGCACGATCAACGAGCAGGACGGGATCACGATCCTGGTCGCCGAGCAGAACGCGACCGTCGCGCTCGCCGCCTCGCACCACGCCTACGTCCTGGAGACCGGCCGCGTCGCGCTGGCCGGGGCATGCAAGGACTTGGTGAAGAACGACCGCGTCCGCCAGTCGTATCTCGGCTACTGA
- a CDS encoding ABC transporter ATP-binding protein, translating to MPALLSVRDLTIRFGGITALSEVSFDVAEGHVTGLIGPNGAGKTTCFNCITRLYQPTSGAILFKGEDLLRCPPQRIARRRIARTFQNVALFDHMTTLENVLVGGHARFPNGAAAWNYEAGATSEAMEILERLELAAVARRPVRGLPFGTRKTVELARALMAKPELLLLDEPAAGLSHEEVAALGALVKRVAVEFETTILMVEHHMALVMSVSDHIVVLASGKKLADGPPEAVRANPVVIEAYLGTV from the coding sequence GTGCCGGCGCTGCTCTCGGTTCGCGATCTGACGATCCGGTTCGGCGGGATCACCGCGCTCAGCGAGGTGTCCTTCGACGTCGCCGAAGGCCACGTCACCGGATTGATCGGGCCGAACGGCGCCGGCAAGACGACCTGCTTCAACTGCATCACCCGGCTCTATCAGCCGACCTCCGGCGCAATTCTGTTCAAGGGCGAGGATCTGCTGCGGTGCCCGCCGCAGCGGATCGCTCGCCGGCGCATCGCGCGCACGTTTCAGAACGTCGCGCTGTTCGACCACATGACGACGCTCGAGAACGTGCTCGTCGGCGGCCACGCGCGCTTCCCCAACGGCGCCGCGGCGTGGAACTACGAAGCCGGCGCCACGAGCGAAGCGATGGAGATCCTAGAGCGGCTCGAGCTCGCGGCGGTCGCGCGCCGGCCGGTGCGCGGGCTGCCGTTCGGAACGCGCAAGACGGTCGAGCTGGCGCGCGCGCTGATGGCGAAGCCGGAGCTGCTGCTCCTCGACGAGCCGGCCGCGGGCTTGAGCCACGAAGAAGTCGCGGCGCTCGGCGCGCTGGTCAAACGCGTCGCGGTGGAGTTCGAGACGACGATCTTGATGGTCGAGCACCACATGGCGCTGGTGATGAGCGTTTCCGACCACATCGTCGTGCTGGCGTCGGGCAAGAAGCTCGCGGACGGACCGCCCGAGGCGGTGCGCGCGAACCCGGTCGTCATCGAGGCGTACCTTGGCACCGTCTAA
- a CDS encoding ATP-binding protein produces MEDSMRPGQHFVGRNRELEALAGAYDAPGGQLVLLYGRRRIGKTYLLQRFSEERRTVFYQATRQAAQVELAAFSREVEGALGPFPVPGAFAFRTWEEALDYLTSHASRERLAVILDEFPYLCDSTPGLPSLIQRWWDRQGRTSRILLILCGSAQTFMTELDSGSAPLHQRFTKKIALGPLSYREAAEFVPSLSPANRARVYGVLGGTPLYLKEWRAEQSLRDNLIVLFGDPASMLVDSARLVLHTDLGDSTASYRALSAIAGGDTRRNEILQKAKITNERVLVRLEELKLITKRVPVTEGASSRRGFFVVTDPYFRFWFRYVEPHRASIDRGFGEQLIDEVIVPELDNHMGGVFEDMARDFAVQLVAQRELQGIDIGSWWSSDGDHEIDIVGIGRKKPTFIGTVKWRNAALGREVYKNLADHARALGVDESIPWLMVGRGGVEATLIHAEPHVRGYSIGNLYE; encoded by the coding sequence TTGGAAGACAGTATGCGTCCAGGACAGCATTTCGTCGGCCGAAACCGCGAGCTCGAAGCACTCGCCGGAGCGTATGACGCTCCCGGTGGGCAGCTTGTATTGCTCTATGGCCGGCGACGCATCGGCAAGACGTACTTGCTCCAGCGCTTCTCCGAAGAGCGCCGCACGGTCTTCTATCAAGCAACTCGCCAAGCGGCTCAAGTCGAGCTCGCGGCGTTTAGTAGGGAGGTCGAGGGGGCGCTCGGGCCGTTCCCCGTACCAGGAGCATTCGCGTTCAGAACTTGGGAAGAAGCGCTCGACTATCTGACCAGCCACGCAAGCCGTGAGCGGCTCGCCGTCATCCTCGACGAGTTCCCGTACCTTTGTGATTCGACGCCGGGGCTACCCTCGCTCATTCAGCGCTGGTGGGACCGGCAAGGGCGCACGTCGCGCATTCTGCTCATCTTGTGCGGCTCAGCGCAAACGTTCATGACGGAGCTGGACTCCGGATCCGCGCCGCTGCATCAGCGCTTCACCAAGAAAATCGCGCTTGGACCGCTGTCGTATCGCGAAGCCGCTGAGTTCGTCCCGTCCCTATCACCTGCCAACCGCGCTCGCGTCTACGGCGTACTCGGGGGCACGCCGCTGTACCTCAAGGAATGGCGAGCCGAACAAAGCCTCCGTGACAATCTAATCGTCCTCTTCGGCGATCCCGCCAGCATGCTCGTCGACTCGGCGCGGCTCGTACTGCACACCGACCTCGGAGATTCAACCGCCTCGTACCGCGCGCTCAGCGCCATCGCCGGCGGCGACACGCGCAGAAACGAGATCTTACAGAAGGCGAAGATTACAAATGAACGCGTACTCGTCCGGCTTGAAGAGCTAAAGCTCATTACAAAGCGCGTCCCAGTCACCGAAGGTGCGAGCTCGCGCCGCGGATTTTTTGTCGTGACCGATCCGTATTTTCGGTTTTGGTTCCGCTATGTCGAACCACATCGCGCTTCGATCGATCGGGGATTCGGCGAGCAGCTGATCGACGAGGTCATCGTGCCCGAGCTCGACAACCACATGGGCGGCGTATTCGAAGACATGGCGCGCGACTTCGCAGTGCAATTGGTCGCTCAGCGAGAGCTTCAGGGAATCGACATCGGCTCTTGGTGGTCGAGCGATGGTGACCACGAAATCGATATCGTAGGCATCGGACGCAAGAAGCCGACGTTCATTGGAACGGTAAAATGGCGCAACGCCGCACTCGGCCGTGAAGTATACAAGAACCTTGCCGACCATGCGAGAGCGCTCGGCGTAGACGAGTCGATTCCGTGGCTGATGGTCGGACGCGGCGGCGTCGAAGCGACGCTCATTCACGCCGAGCCGCACGTCCGAGGCTATTCGATTGGCAACCTCTACGAATGA
- a CDS encoding UdgX family uracil-DNA binding protein (This protein belongs to the uracil DNA glycosylase superfamily, members of which act in excision repair of DNA. However, it belongs more specifically to UdgX branch, whose founding member was found to bind uracil in DNA (where it does not belong), without cleaving it, appears to promote DNA repair by a pathway involving RecA, rather than base excision.) translates to MAIQRSAAEFLPPKHTLKALREAAAHCRGCELYKYATQTVFGEGKARAGVMLVGEQPGDQEDKQGHPFVGPAGKLLHRAMTEAGLDASDAYVTNAVKHFKFVERGKRRIHATPKTIEIRACEPWLEAEIAAVRPKIVVALGATASQALLDPKFRLTQHRGEVQTSATGLHVLATVHPSAILRARDDQSRHAEYAAFVEDLRIVAGLLAA, encoded by the coding sequence GTGGCGATCCAACGCTCCGCCGCCGAATTTCTCCCGCCCAAGCACACGCTCAAGGCGCTGCGCGAGGCGGCCGCGCACTGCCGCGGCTGCGAGCTCTACAAGTACGCGACGCAAACCGTCTTCGGCGAGGGCAAAGCGCGCGCGGGCGTGATGCTGGTCGGCGAGCAGCCCGGCGATCAGGAAGACAAACAGGGACATCCGTTCGTCGGCCCGGCTGGAAAGCTGCTGCACCGCGCGATGACCGAAGCCGGGCTCGACGCGAGCGACGCGTACGTCACCAACGCGGTGAAGCACTTCAAGTTCGTCGAGCGCGGCAAACGCCGCATCCACGCCACGCCGAAGACGATCGAGATCCGCGCGTGCGAGCCGTGGCTCGAAGCGGAGATCGCGGCCGTGCGCCCCAAGATCGTCGTCGCGCTCGGCGCGACGGCGTCGCAAGCGCTGCTCGACCCGAAGTTTCGTCTGACGCAGCACCGCGGCGAAGTGCAGACGTCGGCGACGGGATTGCACGTTCTGGCGACCGTGCATCCGTCGGCGATCCTGCGCGCCCGCGACGACCAATCGCGGCACGCCGAGTACGCCGCGTTCGTCGAGGACCTGCGGATCGTCGCGGGACTGCTCGCGGCGTAG
- a CDS encoding branched-chain amino acid ABC transporter permease, with the protein MSASAGMQLRVAVAVVLIAVLPLIVPSFLVFDLIYVAAYAIAILGLVVLTGLNGQISLGHGAFMALGGYVVAILAHSAGVPYWIGVPLAALASGIAGLLIGLVALRLAGVYLALATFSLAVATPSFLKHYKSITGGFGGMSLDPVQAPAGVPLDGQHWLYYVAWAVTGAVFLASALLVRGKFGRALRALRDNPVAAISFGVNPYFYKTAAFGWSAVLAGIAGCFLAIPTAYVSPDTFTFALSITLLIGAVLGGITTPWGALVGGLVVEFLPLVAQQINAAAPSVVYGVALILVMMFLPDGIVGGVMRLAQRIRNAPSPPALESSTTPAAPVAASPQTRE; encoded by the coding sequence ATGAGCGCGAGCGCCGGGATGCAGCTGCGGGTCGCGGTCGCGGTCGTGCTGATCGCGGTCCTGCCGCTGATCGTCCCGTCGTTTCTCGTCTTCGATCTGATCTACGTCGCCGCGTACGCGATCGCGATCCTCGGACTGGTCGTTCTGACGGGGCTGAACGGTCAGATCTCGCTCGGCCACGGTGCGTTCATGGCGCTGGGCGGCTATGTCGTCGCGATCCTCGCGCACAGCGCCGGCGTACCGTACTGGATCGGCGTCCCGCTCGCCGCGCTCGCGAGCGGGATCGCGGGACTGCTCATCGGGCTGGTCGCGCTGCGGCTCGCCGGCGTCTACCTCGCGCTGGCCACGTTCTCGCTCGCCGTCGCGACGCCGTCGTTCCTCAAGCACTACAAGTCGATCACCGGCGGCTTCGGCGGGATGTCGCTCGATCCGGTGCAGGCGCCCGCGGGCGTGCCGCTCGACGGGCAGCACTGGCTGTACTACGTCGCCTGGGCGGTGACGGGCGCCGTCTTTCTGGCGTCGGCGCTTTTGGTGCGCGGCAAGTTCGGGCGCGCCCTGCGCGCGCTGCGCGACAACCCGGTCGCCGCCATCTCGTTCGGCGTCAACCCGTATTTCTACAAGACCGCGGCGTTCGGCTGGAGCGCGGTGCTGGCCGGGATCGCGGGCTGTTTCCTGGCGATTCCGACCGCGTACGTCAGCCCGGACACGTTCACGTTCGCGCTCTCGATCACGTTGTTGATCGGCGCGGTCCTGGGCGGCATCACGACGCCGTGGGGCGCGCTGGTCGGCGGGCTCGTGGTGGAGTTTCTCCCGCTGGTGGCGCAGCAGATCAACGCCGCGGCGCCGAGCGTGGTCTACGGCGTCGCGCTCATCCTCGTCATGATGTTCCTCCCCGACGGGATCGTCGGGGGCGTGATGCGGCTGGCCCAGCGCATCCGAAACGCGCCGTCGCCGCCGGCGCTCGAGTCGTCGACCACACCCGCCGCTCCGGTAGCGGCCAGTCCACAAACGCGCGAGTAG
- a CDS encoding AarF/ABC1/UbiB kinase family protein: MQPETSSAIPQPPRSKEQRSLEIVSTLARHGIGVVGEHFGQDGEERDRSRAEHVRKACEELGPVFIKLGQMLSARGDLLPEAYQKELAKLQDDVPPLPADAIAEVVRECLGALPEQIFASFDREPLASASIGQVHAARLHDGRSVVVKVRKPGVEEIANADLEILSDLVKTWSPRFPVLGEYDAQGVLREFSDSLRAEMDYRREAANARFFRTFFAGERGFSIPAVIGEHSGACVLTQERIVGRKVSELAGLTKRRRATLSRRIARFMLEPAFGQGLFYADPHPGNLLIEDGALGVVDFGMVGRLTPEARRRVAGIFLAIGRRDAERLTDRLIDVTAPTHPIDRPLIAGEIERLLERYVDVSFDEVPLANALGELLHLLRRHRLRLPANLAQLFKALMMCEAILQTVDPEASLTDYLEPLADKLIYEGVAGGDAMADRLRDSALDAAELTIELPRRIDRVLNEVERGNLRVWARIDDVEPLMRRFERTAERVNATVLAAACIVALAIVLQFYRPSGWQQWIAVPFWIGITAVIVAVVRMLVALRR; the protein is encoded by the coding sequence GTGCAGCCGGAGACGTCGAGCGCGATCCCTCAGCCGCCGCGCAGCAAAGAGCAGCGCTCGCTCGAGATCGTCTCGACGCTCGCGCGGCACGGCATCGGCGTCGTCGGCGAGCATTTCGGCCAGGACGGCGAGGAGCGCGACCGCTCGCGCGCGGAGCACGTGCGCAAGGCGTGTGAAGAGCTCGGCCCGGTCTTCATCAAGCTCGGCCAGATGCTCTCGGCGCGCGGCGACTTGCTCCCCGAAGCGTATCAAAAAGAGCTGGCGAAGCTGCAGGACGACGTTCCGCCGCTCCCGGCCGACGCGATTGCCGAGGTGGTGCGCGAGTGCTTGGGCGCGTTGCCCGAGCAGATCTTCGCCTCGTTCGACCGCGAGCCGCTCGCGAGCGCGTCGATCGGCCAAGTGCACGCGGCGCGCTTGCACGACGGCCGCAGCGTCGTCGTCAAGGTGCGCAAGCCGGGCGTCGAAGAGATCGCGAACGCCGACCTGGAGATTCTCTCCGACCTCGTGAAGACGTGGTCGCCGCGCTTTCCCGTGCTTGGGGAGTACGACGCGCAAGGCGTGCTGCGCGAGTTCAGCGACTCGCTGCGCGCCGAGATGGACTACCGCCGCGAAGCGGCGAACGCGCGCTTCTTCCGCACGTTCTTCGCCGGGGAACGCGGCTTTTCGATCCCCGCCGTGATCGGCGAGCATTCCGGCGCGTGCGTCCTCACGCAAGAGCGAATCGTCGGCCGGAAGGTCAGCGAGCTCGCCGGCCTCACCAAACGGCGGCGCGCGACGCTCTCCCGGCGCATCGCGCGGTTCATGCTGGAGCCGGCGTTCGGGCAGGGCCTGTTCTACGCCGATCCGCACCCCGGCAATCTGCTGATCGAGGACGGCGCGCTCGGCGTGGTCGATTTCGGGATGGTCGGGCGCCTCACGCCGGAGGCGCGGCGGCGCGTCGCCGGGATCTTTCTCGCCATCGGCCGCCGCGACGCGGAACGGCTGACCGATCGCCTCATCGACGTCACCGCGCCGACGCACCCGATCGACCGCCCGCTCATCGCCGGCGAGATCGAACGGCTGCTGGAGCGCTACGTCGACGTCTCCTTCGACGAGGTGCCGCTTGCGAACGCGCTCGGCGAGCTGCTGCACCTGCTGCGCCGGCACCGGCTGCGGCTGCCGGCGAATCTCGCCCAGCTCTTCAAAGCGCTCATGATGTGCGAAGCGATCTTGCAGACCGTCGATCCCGAGGCGAGCCTGACGGACTACCTGGAGCCGCTCGCCGACAAGCTGATCTACGAAGGTGTCGCGGGCGGCGACGCGATGGCCGACCGCTTGCGCGACTCCGCGCTGGACGCCGCCGAGCTCACCATCGAGCTGCCGCGCCGGATCGATCGCGTGCTGAACGAGGTCGAGCGCGGCAACCTGCGCGTCTGGGCGCGCATCGACGACGTCGAGCCGCTGATGCGCCGCTTCGAGCGCACCGCCGAGCGCGTGAACGCGACGGTGCTCGCCGCCGCGTGCATCGTCGCGCTCGCGATCGTGCTGCAGTTCTATCGGCCGTCGGGCTGGCAGCAGTGGATCGCGGTGCCGTTCTGGATCGGGATCACCGCCGTGATCGTCGCCGTGGTGCGGATGCTCGTGGCGCTGCGCCGCTGA
- a CDS encoding ABC transporter substrate-binding protein — protein MTSPVRKATIGIFAAAFALAVTGGTIAPAAAADPGITDTEILLGGTHPYSGPASAYGNIGKGITAYFSWVNDHGGVNGRKIKYIDKDDGYSPPQAVQLVHQMVEQDKVFAIFDTLGTAVNTALRPYLNQNGVPQLFVATGASTWGHDYQKFPWTIGWQPDYQAEAILYAKDILQNHPKAKIGVLYQNDDYGEDYNAGLKRGLGSHQNMIVKMASYETTDPSVGSQIATLKASGADTFMIFATPKFAIQAMVLAAQQSWHPVTYLNNVSAAVPFMQAAAKAGGPSAVAGVISTIYLKDPANHARYAGDAGMKWYDEVMSKYLPGADKDDGNYLYGVSIGYTMVDVLKRAGRDLTRKKVMEIATHLNERDNPLAYPGVVIRTSPNFRYPITQMIAAKWLGTDWSPMGVLVDTRALTMAEK, from the coding sequence ATGACATCGCCTGTCAGAAAAGCCACGATCGGTATCTTCGCAGCGGCGTTCGCGCTGGCCGTCACCGGCGGCACGATCGCACCGGCTGCGGCGGCCGATCCCGGAATCACCGATACCGAGATCCTGCTCGGTGGGACGCATCCGTACAGCGGTCCCGCCTCGGCCTACGGAAACATCGGCAAGGGGATCACGGCCTACTTCAGCTGGGTGAACGATCACGGCGGCGTGAACGGCCGCAAGATCAAGTACATCGACAAGGACGACGGCTACAGCCCGCCGCAGGCGGTGCAGCTCGTGCACCAGATGGTCGAGCAGGACAAGGTCTTCGCGATCTTCGACACGCTGGGGACCGCGGTGAACACGGCGCTGCGCCCGTATCTCAACCAGAACGGCGTCCCGCAGCTGTTCGTCGCGACCGGCGCGTCGACGTGGGGTCACGACTACCAGAAGTTCCCGTGGACGATCGGCTGGCAGCCCGACTATCAGGCCGAGGCGATCCTCTACGCCAAAGACATTCTGCAGAACCATCCCAAGGCGAAGATCGGCGTCCTCTACCAGAACGACGACTACGGCGAGGACTACAACGCAGGCCTCAAGCGCGGGCTCGGCTCGCACCAGAACATGATCGTGAAGATGGCTTCGTACGAGACGACCGATCCGAGCGTCGGCTCGCAGATCGCGACGCTCAAGGCGTCGGGCGCCGACACGTTCATGATCTTCGCGACGCCGAAGTTCGCGATCCAGGCGATGGTGCTCGCGGCGCAGCAGTCGTGGCACCCGGTGACCTACTTGAACAACGTCTCCGCGGCCGTGCCGTTCATGCAGGCCGCCGCGAAGGCCGGCGGACCGTCCGCGGTCGCCGGGGTCATCAGCACGATCTATCTCAAAGACCCCGCGAACCACGCGCGGTACGCCGGCGACGCCGGGATGAAGTGGTACGACGAGGTCATGAGCAAGTATCTGCCCGGCGCCGACAAGGACGACGGCAACTACTTGTACGGCGTCTCGATCGGGTACACGATGGTCGACGTGCTCAAGCGCGCCGGCCGTGACCTGACACGCAAGAAGGTCATGGAGATCGCGACGCACCTGAACGAGCGGGACAACCCGCTGGCGTATCCGGGCGTGGTCATCCGCACCTCGCCGAACTTCCGCTACCCGATCACGCAGATGATCGCGGCGAAGTGGCTCGGGACGGATTGGTCGCCGATGGGCGTGCTGGTCGACACGCGCGCGCTCACGATGGCCGAGAAGTAA
- a CDS encoding branched-chain amino acid ABC transporter permease: MHDLAQQIVSGLATGSIFASMALALVLIYRAMGVINFAQGELAMFTTYVAWQLMQMGLSWTAAFVVTIVIAFVLGVLLERVVVRPVERANQLTLVIVTLGLFIAINGLAGWFWGYIVKAFPSPFPTDPIRIGSVGFSAQDVGIIAVSLLTLGLISLFFQKTKLGLAMRAAAIYPEQSRVLGIRVGWMLALGWGLAAVVGAIAGIMVAPVVFLDPNMMQSVIVYAFAAAVLGGIESPIGAVVGGLVLGVVINLLGTYVEAIGNELRLAAALAIIVLVLMVRPSGLFGRATVQRV; this comes from the coding sequence TTGCACGACCTAGCTCAGCAAATCGTTAGCGGTCTGGCGACCGGTTCGATCTTTGCGAGCATGGCGCTGGCGCTCGTGCTGATCTACCGCGCGATGGGCGTGATCAACTTCGCGCAGGGTGAGCTGGCGATGTTCACCACCTACGTCGCCTGGCAGCTGATGCAGATGGGACTGTCGTGGACGGCGGCGTTCGTCGTCACGATCGTGATCGCGTTCGTGCTCGGCGTCCTGCTCGAGCGCGTCGTGGTGCGGCCGGTCGAGCGCGCCAACCAGCTGACGCTGGTCATCGTGACGCTGGGGCTGTTCATCGCGATCAACGGTCTCGCCGGCTGGTTCTGGGGCTACATCGTCAAGGCGTTTCCGAGCCCGTTTCCGACCGACCCGATCCGAATCGGCAGCGTCGGCTTCAGCGCGCAAGACGTCGGGATCATCGCCGTCTCGCTGCTCACGCTGGGGCTGATCTCGCTGTTTTTCCAGAAGACGAAGCTGGGGCTGGCGATGCGCGCGGCGGCGATCTACCCGGAGCAGAGCCGCGTGCTCGGCATCCGGGTCGGCTGGATGCTCGCGCTCGGCTGGGGGCTCGCCGCGGTCGTCGGGGCGATCGCCGGGATCATGGTCGCGCCGGTCGTCTTCCTCGACCCGAACATGATGCAGAGCGTGATCGTCTACGCGTTCGCGGCGGCGGTCCTCGGCGGGATCGAGAGCCCGATCGGCGCCGTCGTCGGCGGGCTGGTGCTCGGCGTCGTGATCAACCTGCTCGGAACGTACGTCGAGGCGATCGGGAACGAGCTGCGGCTGGCGGCGGCGCTGGCGATCATCGTCCTCGTGCTGATGGTGCGCCCCTCGGGCCTGTTCGGGCGCGCGACGGTGCAGCGCGTTTAG
- a CDS encoding enoyl-CoA hydratase/isomerase family protein, whose translation MPTASREGVAVLTIDHPPVNALGPDAIGPVLAALEAALSDPAVTALVLTGARGSFSGGADMKGFGQSPPPRPNTRDLIDALEASPKPVVAALEGNALGGGLEVALACDYRVAAPAAKLAFPEIKRGLLPGAGGTQRAPRLIGAKAALELILSGEPVDGTHAKELGLVDTLAEGDVLTAATEFAAGLAGSARRRVSAMIPRPDDTAIAEARRRAQPEARGGLAEHRAIDCVADAMDVPFAEGLARERERFVELLGSEQSKARLHLFFAEREAAKLPDGSVPPPFAVRTTAVIGGGTMGTGIAMSCANAGVRVTLVDLAPEAVERARGIIAGNYNATHSKGKLSKEEMDARLARISYGTSLDAAADVDLVIEAVFEEMPIKQEVFRKLDAIARPGTVLATNTSTLDVDAIAGVTARPQDVVGMHFFSPANVMKLLEIVRGARSSPETIARALGIAKQLKKVGVVAGNCDGFIGNRMLYTYTREASFLLEEGAAPQQIDRVIKEFGFPMGPFAMGDLAGLDVGWRIRKRRHAEKPPSGRYSKVADALCELGRYGQKTGAGYYRYESGNRTPIPDPLVDEVIATCAREAGVERRAIGDDEILQRCMYPLVNEAAKILDEGIAARPGDVDVVWVYGYGFPAWRGGPLRWADSIGLQTIVGAMLEFERAHGEVWAPAPLLRELAARGGTFGTWKGTAVHA comes from the coding sequence GTGCCGACAGCATCCCGCGAGGGCGTCGCGGTCCTCACCATCGACCACCCGCCGGTCAACGCGCTCGGACCCGACGCGATCGGGCCAGTCCTGGCCGCGCTCGAGGCCGCGCTTAGCGATCCCGCCGTCACCGCGCTCGTGCTGACCGGCGCGCGCGGAAGCTTCAGCGGCGGGGCCGACATGAAAGGGTTCGGCCAGAGCCCGCCGCCCCGGCCGAACACGCGCGATCTGATCGACGCGCTCGAGGCCTCGCCGAAGCCCGTCGTCGCCGCGCTCGAAGGGAACGCGCTCGGCGGCGGGCTCGAGGTCGCGCTGGCGTGCGACTACCGCGTCGCGGCGCCCGCCGCGAAGCTCGCGTTTCCGGAGATCAAGCGCGGGCTGCTCCCTGGTGCCGGCGGCACGCAGCGCGCGCCGCGGCTGATCGGCGCGAAGGCCGCGCTCGAGCTGATCCTGAGCGGCGAGCCGGTCGACGGGACGCACGCGAAGGAGCTCGGCTTGGTCGACACGCTCGCCGAGGGCGATGTCCTGACGGCAGCCACGGAGTTCGCCGCCGGGCTGGCCGGGTCGGCGCGCCGTCGCGTCAGCGCGATGATCCCGCGGCCGGACGACACGGCGATCGCCGAAGCGCGCCGGCGCGCGCAGCCGGAGGCGCGCGGCGGGCTCGCCGAGCACCGCGCGATCGACTGCGTCGCCGACGCGATGGACGTGCCGTTCGCCGAAGGGCTGGCGCGCGAGCGCGAGCGGTTCGTCGAGCTGCTCGGCTCGGAGCAGTCGAAGGCGCGGCTCCATCTCTTCTTCGCCGAGCGCGAAGCGGCGAAGCTGCCCGACGGCAGCGTTCCGCCGCCGTTCGCGGTGCGGACGACGGCGGTGATCGGCGGCGGAACGATGGGGACCGGGATCGCGATGTCGTGCGCGAACGCGGGCGTGCGCGTGACGCTCGTCGATCTCGCGCCGGAAGCGGTCGAGCGCGCGCGCGGGATCATCGCGGGGAACTACAACGCGACGCACTCCAAGGGAAAACTTTCAAAAGAAGAGATGGACGCGCGGCTGGCGCGCATCTCGTACGGCACCTCGCTCGACGCGGCGGCGGACGTCGACCTGGTGATCGAAGCGGTCTTCGAAGAGATGCCGATCAAGCAGGAGGTCTTCCGCAAGCTCGACGCGATCGCGCGCCCCGGCACCGTGCTCGCGACGAACACCTCGACGCTCGACGTCGACGCGATCGCCGGCGTTACCGCGCGGCCGCAGGACGTGGTCGGGATGCACTTCTTCAGCCCGGCAAACGTGATGAAGCTGCTCGAGATCGTGCGCGGCGCGCGGAGCTCGCCGGAGACGATCGCGCGCGCGCTCGGGATCGCCAAGCAGCTCAAGAAGGTCGGGGTCGTCGCCGGCAACTGCGACGGCTTCATCGGCAACCGCATGCTCTACACCTACACGCGCGAGGCCTCGTTCTTGCTCGAGGAAGGTGCGGCGCCGCAGCAGATCGACCGCGTCATCAAGGAGTTCGGCTTCCCGATGGGACCGTTCGCGATGGGCGATCTCGCCGGGCTCGACGTCGGCTGGCGAATTCGCAAGCGCCGCCACGCCGAGAAGCCGCCGTCCGGGCGGTATTCCAAAGTCGCCGACGCGTTGTGCGAGCTGGGCCGCTACGGGCAGAAAACCGGCGCCGGCTACTACCGCTACGAGAGCGGGAACCGCACGCCGATCCCCGACCCGCTCGTCGACGAGGTGATCGCGACGTGCGCGCGCGAAGCGGGCGTGGAGCGGCGCGCGATCGGCGACGACGAGATCCTGCAGCGCTGCATGTACCCGCTGGTCAACGAAGCCGCGAAGATTCTCGATGAGGGAATCGCCGCGCGGCCGGGCGACGTCGACGTGGTGTGGGTCTACGGCTACGGCTTCCCGGCGTGGCGCGGCGGGCCGCTGCGCTGGGCCGACTCGATCGGCTTGCAGACGATCGTCGGCGCGATGCTCGAGTTCGAGCGCGCGCACGGCGAAGTGTGGGCGCCGGCGCCGCTGCTGCGCGAGCTGGCGGCGCGCGGCGGAACGTTCGGCACCTGGAAAGGAACCGCCGTTCATGCGTGA